CTCTTCAGTGAAGCCATCTTTGGAGCTAGTCATTTATTCTCACCACCTTTGTCATCTTGACTCCAACCTGATATTCCTCTTCTTTTGGTCCAGACCCTCAGATTTTAAAAGTAGCTTCAAGTTAAGGAAAGGTCATTTTTCCACAGTTCAGTTCTCTGAAAAACTTCCATCTCCCACTGAAAGTCATAGTCCAAGAGTGAAGCAGTCACATGCTAAAACTTCAAGGCCAGCTGGAAAGTCATTATGATTACTTGCATTAGTCAATCTTATCACAAGCCTGAAAGTGGACAGTCCTGGAAGGCGGCCTTTCTGtgcacatatgtaatttttaaaaaggaggtggCAATATGAAGGGGGCTGAGGTTTGATCACCAAAAATCAGCACAgtgaaacaaacaataatgaataaTAGACACTAGAATGCAAATTACCAGATGTTTTAAAGAGATGCCAGTTTTCAATTCTGTTTTGAACATCACGTTACaaaagaactatttttaaaaataaaggattagggaaaataaaaaaaataaaaagaatatctaaACTGTTGAATGACCCCCTGTTTGTTCCTGATAAACTTCAATCACATCTTCTCCCTCTATTCCCAGTTCTTTTGGAGTATGATTATCAGTAATTCTCTGACCTTCAAGGAGAAACCTGAGTGAATTCATGGGAACTTCGTGTCTTTGACAGTATGATTCTTTGAGTTTCTTGAGATGTGTTGTCATTTTCACTCTGAAGTAAATCTCATTGCTCTCCTGTCCTGTGACTTTGAGTTTAATATATTCTCCTTCCTTCTTATCCCCCAAATCCTCAGTTGAAGGTTTTGCCTCCTGGTCAGACATGGTGACGGTGGCTTCCCCCGGGGTCTCTGCACAGCAGCGGCCTTGGGTAGGCAGAACGTTGCctgcttcatgtatttttcagctcttattggGGGCGTGAATGTTTAGGATAATTATGTCTCTTGATTAACACCTTGTCATTATGAAATGACCTTCTTTATGCCTTTTGGTAGTCTTGCCTAAAATTAatagctattccagctttctttgacTAGTATtagcatggtatatatttttctcacCCTTTTGTTTTCAcctcttcatatttttatatttatatatagttgtgcCTTGTCTTCTCATCCTGTTGTCAGATTGCCTTTCCTTGGGATgtttaagccatttacatttttaaaaaataaaataaatttatttaaataaaataaataaatttttaaataaaataaatttatttttaaaaatctctttagaGGGCGAAAAAAGAGCAGGACGTGTGTAAAGAATacataaggaaagagaaaaggattcttagtaatttttcatgtattctcactgaaaaataatgaagagaaaatggGTAGCTGAGAAGCAAAATTAATCCTGATTaaggccatttacatttaatgtgatcaTTGAAAGGGTTAGGTTTATGTCTGTAATCTTCCTATTTGTCTTGTGTTTGTCCCACCTGTTCTTCCCTTTATATTcttattcttgcttcctttggaTTCATTGAGTGTTGTCTTTAATCCCTTACATCAGTCTTCTTTTAAAGAAGATACGTAGACagataaacaagtaaatataaagaaacaaaattggaaaaGGGAACAGGAACTATCTGGTTTAGGTAATGGGGCAGGGAGCTGGTGGCAGTTTTCACTAGGATGGTCAGGAAAGGTGACATTTAAACACATGACATTTAAGCAAAGACCTGAAAAAGATCAAGGAGTGAGTCATGTAGATCTAGGAGAAGACAATTCCAGATAGAGAAGCCCTGAGTTTTATAATCATGAATGTGCCTTGTAGGTTCAAagagcagcagaggccagtgcgGCTGGAGCAGAGTGGCCAAAAGGGGCGATGAGAGCAGAGAGGTAATGGATTGTGGAACACCTTGCATGAGTCTCTGAATGAGATGGAAAGCTGCTCTAGGGCTTTGAACTGGAAATGGCATGACGTGACTTaggttttaaaaggatcactctggttACTGTATTGAGAATAAAATTTGTTGGAAAAGGGGAGCAAGAACAGAAGCTAGAAAGCCAGTTAGGAGGTTATTATAATAATCCCACTAGAGATGATGCCAGCTCAGACCAGACCTGGGAGAAGTGTTACATCCTGCATATTTTGAAGGATTTGCTGATGGGTATGTGTATGCAAAAAGTAGAGGATTCAAGAATGATTCCACAGTTTGGCCTAACGAAATGGAAAGATAGAATTATATTCTGAGATGGGAAAACTGTGGGAGTCAAAAGCCTACAACAGCCTGGTCCATGGTAGGTGCTTTGTGTTGTGAAAGACAATCTTGGGCATGCAGTCTTGCAAT
Above is a genomic segment from Pseudorca crassidens isolate mPseCra1 chromosome 1, mPseCra1.hap1, whole genome shotgun sequence containing:
- the LOC137232372 gene encoding small ubiquitin-related modifier 1-like — translated: MSDQEAKPSTEDLGDKKEGEYIKLKVTGQESNEIYFRVKMTTHLKKLKESYCQRHEVPMNSLRFLLEGQRITDNHTPKELGIEGEDVIEVYQEQTGGHSTV